The Culex pipiens pallens isolate TS chromosome 2, TS_CPP_V2, whole genome shotgun sequence DNA window ttgcccgcgtgtaaaccagggggatgctaaagaccgccatcttgggtgattgagattgataacgcgcgcaaactgcgcatagttaaaacaaaaatatttcttttttttttaataatttaatttttattataagaattactgtagtaaaagtcaaattacacagtagttaagttaaacgtttcatgtgataaaattacaactttaaatgaggtcatcggcccgatgtgtgcttaataatcccaactttagtagtttattttgcaaatatccGACTGACGACGTCCACAGGATGGCGAAGATGGAGCTGATTGACGATTGGCTTCTACGAGTGCTTCCAAAGTTTTGGATGGGGTGTGCCACATCAGCTAACCCTCTGCTGCAGCGGATGTCCCCTTGATGTGATATTAGAATAAGAAATAcctcctttcctctaactatcccctatctattagcaatttcgaaggttattttgtaatttttttccttcccctgctcaatttttctcccgtgtaccagtaaactctaaaCACTGTTTGAAttagtcagctgttgaaaggtaccccatatctcagcttaggataattactgcactgatgtttttgccaaaacaatccaataaatgaaatgaaatgaaatgaaatgaaattttgcaaataaattgataaaaatcacttcacaaacatacactaacttttaaacgtacattgcggtaaaatttcacataaaaacaataattactttatttccattttatgcctgcagtttttgaacttttttttacagtgcgcagttgctttgttttggttccgtaacgaacagctgttttttttgttctggtgccgaagtgCGGGCGAGCTacctgtagtgagatatagatgtcgcccccctggtgtacacatgtcagcgatctgcagttttcaccaacacatatctggagtttttttttgaaaaggtccaataaaccaaattttcagtttttgctttttgggtgtctttcaatacccctgactcaaggcggtttcaaaaacgcccaaaaagcgaaaactggaaatttggtttattggaccttttcaaaaaaaaaaaaaaaactccagatataatgctggcccgtccccgagcaacactccaaagagaaaaatatgttggtgctctttcactcacatttcatcaagcgtccatggcgcggtaaGGGTTTTTTCTTTgtgaaaaacaaccaaaaagccgtcggtaatgtcgataattgtcggtaacgggcaaaaatgtcatatccctgtatcgcaaaaaatgcatgaggacagttttcatgcagattctgataaaCTTTCATGCAGCCAttcatcacaatcatgcgaccgccgtttgctTGCATTAGGGTGAACTACgctgtgttagggtggtccaaaaatgacaattttcgtcatttttcgcaaaaacttcttttttgataaaatcataTCTACGATTTtagttgtctttttttttattgagtttttatTCAGGCAAGCTTGTTACAGAACGGTAATACATTTTCCAAACACTTTCTTGTACAATTTTCGATTATTCCATCTTTTCTCCCTAACCACGTTTACAAAATCTTCTAAGCTGTCCTGGCTGAACGCAATCAGATTGTAATGTATACCTTCCACAGTCAACCATAACGCTACTTTACTTTGCAGTTGATTATCTCCTATTTCTCTACCTTATATCTCCTCCGGATCttctaaacaaattttcagttttttgtttattgtttcttTAATCCACGTCCACACCTTACTACTACTCAAACAAAGTTTTACCCTATGTTTAgaagtaccgtcaactggggcgaattgggtcacatggggcgaattgcgacagcagttttaaccatgttagagcacaatatttttatttttctggttggtttcggatagaacagacgcagaccaacaaaatatgtacattcatttccaaatttaaaacctttaagtgctctaaaaactgctgtccctattcagactgtagtcccgattcgccccagatgacggtatctaTTTTgctacatgtttcaaaaatgttatctACAGTTCCTCTTACTTTGTGTCTAAACAATTTAGATTTTGTTGGAATGATGACATTGAATAAAACGTACAGCGTATGTTTCGTGTCAgaacaaatgaaatttttgttcaaGTTTTGCCAAAACACACTTCATGGCAAACCAACTCCTAGACGcaaaaagaaaggtgattagtttggctattggaaaaaaaagtaagaagtttcaaaaatcttgcttaacatttcaaaaggtcgtatgaaaacttaaaatgctgttttgaaggtctcgggaccaaatgtctatgtctgaaaatatttttacctgattccttggaaaattttacataacatatcaaaaaatggtgaagtttgttGGAACCCTAACGTCTCTAGTGTTCCACGGTGTAATTCTAAGTAAACAAAGCACCCCTCGCCAAAGCAGTGTGGTGAATAACTCATTGTCAccacacacaaaacaaacacaacgtACACGCTTaccaaataaaaccaaaaaaatggtaattatcatgatatttgaagttcaactcGGATAACACTTTTTTTGGTAAAGTGGGTCGAACtggcaaaatcatgattttcatgatttgccgAGTTCGAGCATGCGGAAATATTTCACAGGTTTAGAGGTTGCCTATCTTTGGGCGCTTTTTGGTTTTTCTTTCGAGATTGaaataataacagttaatgtttaaaagaaataaacaacgcaatgcttttttttattgataaaatataCTATAAACTCGGAAATTTATTACAAAAGGTATGGATTGTGGAGTTAATGTTAGTCGCCTACTTTGAATACTGCTCCGGACAGGATTGCTTGTCCCCGCTGAGAATGTTGGGTTCGGTGACAAAGGCCGGAAGCACGATGACGACAACAGGCGAGTTCCGGTCTGATGGTCATCGCTTTACCAAATCCGCCACGGTCAGCACCGCATCCACGGCAATCTCCGCCATTGTCCTGTGGCACTTGTTCACAATCTTACGAGCCGTCATCGCCAAATGGATCAGCGGTTCTTTGTTGTCTAAAGAAATCTGAAACGGACTTGCGATCGAGTCCATATGTTTGATCACGCACTGCGCCGCCAGCTCAACCCATCGGCAATACGAATTGGATGAATTCCCCGGTCTCCGATCTCGCAGTCCTGTGACTGCGAGAGCTGCACCATCAGCTTGCCGATCTCGTGATCTACATCTATCAGCTTCAAAATGGTTACGCCATCGTTGGTGACTGTTGATGACATCGCCGTCCCCGGACATCATCTTGTCCAACTGCGCACGAGATCTACCGCAGATTGAGATGGAATTTGACGAGCGTACCGGGTCAGGGTTGATCGCGCACGAGGTATATCACAGGATGTTGGCGGAATCTATCGCAGATCGTGGATTGCCTAGAAGAACCACAAAACAAGATGTAGATTAGTTCATACAGAACATAATAGGTCGTACCGGGTTGAAGGCGACCAAGTCCGAATTCGCAGATGGTGAATGATTTCAACGAGCGTCCCGGGTTAAGGCCGTCAGGTCGTGGATCGCCTAAAAGAAGAATAAAGCATATCTTTAAGATCAGTTAATACAGCCTAGACCAGGTCGTACCGGATTGAGAGCGACCAAGTTCGTGTTCGACGAGGGTACAGGCTCAAGACCGAGCAAAACTGTTCTCAACTTTGGCCAGATTCCACCTCCAAACATGTTGGCATGAGAAACTGATCCTCCGGAGGACGGATTTCTTTGGCGTGTCTTGGCCTTCCCGGGGATGCCGGAACCGTGTTCTCAATTAAATGCGCCTTCGGCCGGTGTCGCTGACAACGACCGAACCCGCCGTTTGGGCTACATACGTCTGTAGCACGTTACTAGTTGCCAAGCTGAGTTATCTGAAAAAAAGGTTGAGTTAGATGAAGTTTGATGCTTAGTCGAATCTTTGGGACATACCTTTGACACCTTCGAGTCGAACTACCAGAAGAACGACTGGTCCGTGTCCATCACGTTCCAAGTTGAAATGGTCTCGTCCTGATCTTCTCATCCGTTCCCTCGTCATCGTGTGGTCAACATCGCAAAAGTTGCTGGAGATCAATTTGTTGTCCGCAGGATCTTATCTCGCAGCATCGGAAACTCCTCGAACCGGTCCACCACGCCAGTGTCCCGGATAAAGTTCCGCAAACTCCTCGTGTTTCGCGCCCTGCTGGTCGTACTTGACTGGCGCGGTCTCCGTCGAAGAAAGCACGAATCTCTGAAAGGCCCTTCTCAGATCTTCTGGACGCACCACCAGGAATTATCGCCGCGGCGGGATTGAAGGGCGTCGGTTGACGGCGCAACGGCGGCGGGGTCAACTGCAGGGACGCTGGCCGCAGTGGGTCGACTGTTTGGCAATGTAGTAGGATACCAGCATCTCGGCGTAGGCTGGCATTCACCGAGCGGGAGTAATTACAGACCGGAAACCTGACGGCGGCGCGGTGTCCATTTTGGTGTAGGTAGACCGGTTCCATctgcaaaaattacgaaaaaaaaatcatccgtcAGAATAAAAGTTCCTCTTGCAAACATAACCAAGATTACTCTTGGAAAACATTGTTGTGCTCCGGCGGACGAATCCGAATCTTGCAAACCTTGTccagtaatccgtccaccggtggtccGAACCTTTTCGCCAACAATGGTAGGCAATCCGTCCACTGGTgaacggattcctcttgcaaaaccttgtccagtaatccgtccaccggagGACAGAACCTTTTCGCCAAAAATTGGCAGGCATTCCTCTTGCAAAATTTTGTCCAGTGTTCCGTCCACCTTCTCGCCAAACATTggcaggcaatccgtccaccggtggacggattcctcttgcaaaaccttgtccagtaatccgtccaccggtggaccgaacCTTTTCGCCAACATTGGCAgccaatccgtccaccggtggacagatTCCTTTTGCAAAATCTTGTGTAGTATTCCGTCCACCCGTGGACCGAACTTTCCAGTCAACATTggcaggcaatccgtccaccggcggacggattcctcttgcaaaacttTGTCCAGTATTCCGTCCACCTTTTCGCCAACATTggcaggcaatccgtccaccggcggacggatttcTCTTGCAAAACACTTTCCAAtattccgtccaccggtggaccgtaTCTTCTCGTCAACTTTGGCAGGC harbors:
- the LOC120416262 gene encoding T-complex protein 1 subunit epsilon-like, producing MMSGDGDVINSHQRWRNHFEADRCRSRDRQADGAALAVTGLRDRRPGNSSNSYCRWVELAAQCVIKHMDSIASPFQISLDNKEPLIHLAMTARKIVNKCHRTMAEIAVDAVLTVADLVKR